A region from the Anoplolepis gracilipes chromosome 2, ASM4749672v1, whole genome shotgun sequence genome encodes:
- the LOC140663212 gene encoding uncharacterized protein isoform X2 — protein sequence MDILRTVKHPATDALIRSPGNDDIHNMGALERFIDVLKKTTCRSDMTNVDILDFCKNQLTPHGQHKRKFECEKENKENYDDTNSLYNPTPQKTCRKVIRCPLENGEIYGHSSGSSTNDKEEKRYRFHTATGTVAPRRMLYSPLQSPGHPNPRSSLLRDLKIPKPNFLRSLSSGYESMDDGLMNELVDMDTMDDETRLPSDLSKLLSGDIVAPESSMDCDVSTTPEWSRINRSSRKPSTREWSMQRGIRKHLELNTISSPLSESPSLSKIRTCLFRSPTAPCSRRLRAFSYDENSPTQFCEPSDISPSMRSSYKRPLDELPEDDMLLLKKSRRSNSFHVHTTSRSAYTSPSMRPKIGLQRSLSETETHTNIKWAVHRSVTDNDLIGDFSKPCILPVTMGHHQDLKTITSDTLAALLRGEFVDRVGSYRIIDCRYPYEYEGGHIAGAVNLYDKGLIAQVLFDPVTSTVPRIQTDVEKRDILIFHCEFSWERGPNLSRLLRRMDRDFNEERYPTLFYPEIYLLQGGYEKFYGEQKEFCLPQSYKSMRDPNHERECKFFRSKSKSWQGDKPKGTNQTVRTHLKRLGF from the exons ATGGACATCCTGCGTACGGTTAAACATCCTGCGACAGATGCGTTGATTAGGAGCCCTGGCAATGACGATATACATAACATGGGCGCTTTGGAAAG ATTTATagatgttttaaagaaaacaacATGTCGTTCCGATATGACAAACGTGGACATATTGGACTTTTGCAAAAACCAACTAACCCCACATGGACAGCATAAACGGAAGTTCGAATgtgaaaaggaaaataaagagAACTACGATGACACCAACAGCTTGTACAACCCTACTCCGCAAAaa ACATGTAGGAAAGTAATACGCTGCCCTTTGGAGAACGGCGAAATCTACGGTCACAGTAGCGGCAGCTCTACCAACGATAAAGAGGAGAAGAGATACAGATTTCATACCGCCACTGGCACCGTGGCACCGCGACGTATGCTGTACAGTCCTCTGCAGTCACCAGGACATCCGAATCCTCGAAGTTCTCTGCTGCGTGATCTAAAGATACCGAAACCGAACTTCCTACGTAGCCTGTCGTCGGGATACGAAAGCATGGACGACGGGCTAATGAACGAACTGGTCGACATGGACACGATGGATGATGAGACGCGATTACCAAGCGACCTCTCAAAGCTATTGTCCGGCGACATAGTCGCGCCTGAATCATCAATGGACTGTGACGTCTCGACGACTCCCGAATGGTCCCGAATCAATCGATCGTCTAGAAAACCGTCGACCAGAGAGTGGTCGATGCAGAGAGGAATACGTAAACATTTGGAGCTCAATACGATATCATCACCATTATCGGAATCGCCATCACTGTCGAAGATTCGCACTTGTTTATTTCGCTCGCCGACAGCGCCTTGTTCAAGGAGATTGCGGGCTTTCAGCTACGACGAGAATTCCCCGACACAGTTCTGCGAGCCTTCGGATATTTCGCCTTCAATGAGGTCATCTTACAAACGACCGCTAGACGAATTGCCAGAGGACGATATGTTGTTGCTGAAGAAGTCGCGCAGGTCCAACAGTTTCCATGTCCATACGACGTCGAGATCAGCGTACACGAGTCCCTCGATGCGTCCGAAAATCGGTCTGCAGAGAAGCCTGTCCGAGACCGAGACGCATACGAACATTAAGTGGGCGGTTCATCGTAGCGTCACCGACAACGATCTCATCGGCGACTTTAGCAAGCCGTGTATACTGCCGGTCACGATGGGCCATCATCAAGACCTAAAAACCATAACGTCCGATACGTTGGCGGCACTTTTGCGCGGCGAGTTCGTCGATCGTGTCGGTTCCTACAGGATCATTGATTGCCGATATCCGTACGAGTACGAAGGCGGCCATATCGCGGGAGCGGTGAATCTTTACGACAAGGGGCTCATCGCGCAGGTTCTGTTTGACCCGGTAACGTCCACTGTTCCCAGGATCCAGACCGACGTTGAGAAGCGCGACATCCTTATATTTCACTGCGAATTCTCCTGGGAACGCGGACCGAATCTCTCGAGGCTCTTGCGCAGAATGGATCGTGACTTTAACGAGGAACGTTATCCGACACTATTCTATCCGGAAATCTATCTACTGCAAGGGGGTTACGAGAAGTTTTATGGCGAACAGAAAGAGTTCTGCTTACCACAAAGTTACAAATCGATGAGAGATCCTAATCACGAGAGGGAATGCAAATTCTTCCGCAGCAAGAGCAAGAGTTGGCAAGGGGACAAGCCCAAGGGAACCAATCAGACAGTGCGAACGCATCTCAAACGTTTAGGCTTTTAG